The Cataglyphis hispanica isolate Lineage 1 chromosome 5, ULB_Chis1_1.0, whole genome shotgun sequence genome has a segment encoding these proteins:
- the LOC126849462 gene encoding transcriptional protein SWT1 isoform X1 — protein MMKQKLPTNWIAVSSKSHPDRVYYFNVKTNQSSWTEPALDETNENNNNNHKNHRKKKKSQTAITSEHNVVDDETFSKQQSSGKIVETPQMKAIREKMLQKLIAKDKSSFSSSKTSTKLTEKKTVTSSTKILNLAKNNEMVDKNDNEITTFTPQMSVLYEKIQQRNLNKSNSDKKCKINAKRKQDDLNITSPISMKIQENQEKSTRHQETVNQNKNNIDQGSSSKAQNAQKSYSQNISRKKEPKQKKNIAKERMRTLRKSLSFDKEKLKGIGRAIINDKEAPQKLSKSLSYNNRSLGPTRVYKNVEVRLTRLHNKILKDAMYKNSDKLQIQQNNEPIVDNMTKEKLIEQAKQEVLYEEMDWEPINDEDIALEVEVVRTQLSNQNHVDKINYISGNTVELIQHNRTEPQEKSPLYIVVDTNVFLSNLKIIEEARDATFKNYPRPFIVIPWTVIHELDYIKNNKSTHEICVKARKAISFIHEQFSSKHPRIIGQTREQAAKNKEDFSLTCPDDEILQCCLQICQLQKSVVLLSYDKNLCNKAMIYNILALGRNDPLEKIDYYDMNDRVVNHLNNGPIEDSVFNNELHFTDDVFENTKTIMKNFLSTIITKQMSEIYGEVEWKIYVIIKPPWTVVTALKCAIKHWIAAINESFQRYAEHILKELLQVFEHFPVGGRKLEDMEYILEKCSDLIQAVNVDKHYELMTQTFDTIMELKKKYRDYIISIQQKRLHDKIGIAEDVKEQEIRAGKVFQCFQHIYNYARDICGTACSNAGMAHSFNFQPLSLVPATIEYLRPEFTRKVADLTQNLNKLLLQAEKSNIKYPTLINLQQNLNTFLPDIENKTFDVSPLDVYYCVKLKEESLKTGLKQLQELTTHFCALAVHT, from the exons atgatgaaacaaaaattaccaACAAATTGGATTGCCGTCAGTTCTAAAAGCCATCCGGACagagtatattattttaatgtgaaaacAAATCAATCTTCATGGACTGAGCCAGCATTGGATGAAACTAATGAG aataataataataatcataaaaatcatcgtaaaaagaaaaaatctcaGACAGCAATAACATCCGAACACAATGTTGTGGATGACGAGACATTTAGCAAACAACAATCAAGTGGTAAAATTGTAGAGACACCACAAATGAAAGCAATTCGAGAAAAAATGCTACAAAAGCTAATTGCCAAAGataaatcttctttttcatcATCAAAAACTTCAACAAAATTGACAGAAAAGAAAACAGTTACTtcttcaacaaaaatattaaatttggcAAAGAATAACGAAATGgtagataaaaatgataacgaAATAACAACATTCACACCACAAATGTCTgttctttatgaaaaaattcaacagcggaatttaaataaatctaattcagataaaaaatgtaaaataaacgcTAAGAGAAAACAGGACGACTTGAATATCACAAGCCCGATATCAATGAAAATACAAGAGAATCAAGAAAAGAGTACCAGGCACCAAGAAACTGTAAatcaaaataagaataatattgatcAAGGTTCAAGTAGCAAAGCACAGAATGCACAAAAATCATACagccaaaatatttcaa GGAAAAAAGaaccaaaacaaaaaaaaaatattgcaaaagaaagGATGCGCACATTAAGAAAAAGTTTGagttttgataaagaaaaactaaAAGGAATTGGACGTGCCATAATCAATGACAAGGAGGCTCCACAAAAGCTCAGCAAAAGCTTATCATATA acaATCGCAGTTTAGGACCGACAcgtgtttataaaaatgttgaagTACGACTTACAAGAttacataacaaaattttaaaggaTGCAATGTATAAAAACAGTGATAAATTGCAGATTCAACAAAATAACGAACCAATTGTGGATAAtatgacaaaagaaaaattaatagaacagGCTAAACAAGAAGTTCTGTATGAAGAAATGGATTGGGAACCAATAAATGATGAAGATATTGCACTGGAg gtcGAAGTTGTTAGAACACAATTAAGCAACCAAAATCATGtggataagataaattatatatcgggGAATACTGTAGAATTAATACAGCATAACAGAACGGAACCACAGGAGAAGAGTCCACTGTATATTGTTGTGGATACAAATGTATTTCTatcaaatctaaaaattattgaagaagCACGAGAtgcaacatttaaaaattatccacGTCCTTTCATCGTAATTCCATGGACTGTGATACat gaactagattatataaagaataataagtcTACGCATGAGATATGTGTAAAAGCTAGGAAAGCTATATCCTTCATTCATGAACAATTTTCTTCTAAACATCCACGTATCATAGGTCAAACACGAGAACAGGcagcaaaaaataaagaagactTTTCTCTTACTTGCCCAGATGATGAGATCCTGCAATGTTGCTTACAAATTTGTCAATTACAGAAATCTGTA gttttattatcatatgacAAAAATCTCTGTAATAAAgctatgatatataatatattggcATTGGGACGAAACGATCCACTTgagaaaatagattattatgaTATGAATGACAGAGTagttaatcatttaaataatggtCCCATTGAAGATTCTGTCTTTAACAATGAATTACATTTCACGGATgatgtttttgaaaatacaaaaacgatcatgaaaaattttctatcaaca aTTATCACCAAACAAATGTCAGAAATTTATGGAGAGGTAGAATGGAAGATATATGTCATTATAAAACCACCTTGGACTGTAGTAACTGCATTAAAGTGTGCTATAAAGCACTGGATTGCAGCAATAAATGAATCATTTCAACGATATGCTGAAcacattttaaaagaattacttCAAGTTTTTGAACATTTCCCAG TTGGTGGTAGGAAACTAGAAGATATGGAATACATTTTAGAAAAGTGTAGCGATCTAATACAAGCAGTCAATGTAGATAAACATTATGAACTTATGACACAAACATTTGATACAATTATG gaactcaagaaaaaatatcgtgaTTATATCATTAGTATACaacaaaaaagattacatGATAAGATAGGCATTGCAGAAGATGTCAAAGAGCAAGAAATAAGAGCAGGAAAAGTATTTCAATGCTTTCAGCATATCTACAATTATGCACGTGACATATG TGGTACAGCATGTAGCAATGCAGGAATGGCACACTCTTTTAATTTCCAGCCTTTATCATTAGTACCTGCAACTATAGAATATTTGCGACCAGAATTCACAAGAAAGGTAGCTGATTTGACACAGAATCTCAACaa GTTACTGTTGCAAGCCGAAAAatccaatataaaatatccaacattaattaatttgcaacaaaatttaaacacatttttacCTGATATAGAGAATAAAACATTTGATGTCTCACCTTTGGATGTATATtactgtgtaaaattaaaagaagagtCATTGAAAACTGGATTAAAGCAGCTACAAGAGTTAACTACACATTTTTGTGCATTAGCTGttcatacataa
- the LOC126849474 gene encoding uncharacterized protein LOC126849474 isoform X2, producing MFQKNGYVILEDFFHPEEIEELKSCGEEFTNKLPPESERKIFNTIELQQNKDKYFLDSANKISVFFESEALDEDGKLKVHPRVSLNKVGHALHWLHPIFKKYSFDERVKEVAFQLEYQEPAICQSMYIYKNPGTGSEVTMHQDASYLYTEPMKLVGFWIALEDATQENGCLWIAPGSHQSGVHRRYIRNKDSNSQELLIYDRAAPCYPLSNFRPVPVRKGTCILIHGQVVHFSYPNKSETSRHAYTFHVIETKHVSYSKENWLQPPAGGFANLYRN from the exons TTTCAGAAAAATGGTTATGTCATCTTGGAGGATTTTTTTCACCCAGAGGAAATCGAAGAATTAAAATCCTGCGGAGAAGAATTTACGAACAAGCTGCCACCTGAATcggaaagaaagatatttaatacaatagagTTACAACag aataaagataaatacttTTTGGATAGCGCTAATAAAATAAGTGTTTTCTTCGAGAGCGAAGCTCTGGACGAAGACGGAAAATTGAAGGTTCATCCAAGAGTGTCGTTAAACAAA gtGGGTCATGCACTTCATTGGTTACACcctatctttaaaaaatattctttcgatGAAAGAGTTAAAGAAGTAGCTTTTCAATTGGAGTATCAAGAACCGGCAATATGTCAGTCGATGTACATTTATAAGAATCCCGGAACAGGCTCGGAAG TTACGATGCATCAGGATGCATCGTATTTATACACCGAACCAATGAAACTCGTGGGTTTCTGGATCGCATTAGAGGACGCTACGCAAGAAAACGGATGTCTATGGATCGCCCCGGGGTCGCATCAGAGCGGAGTGCACAGACGttacataagaaataaagattcAAATTCTCAAGAATTGCTAATATACGATAGAGCAGCGCCCTGTTATCCATTAAGTAATTTCAGGCCTGTACCGGTACGCAAAGGAACTTGTATTCTTATTCATGGTCAAGTAGTACACTTTTCTTATCCCAACAAGAGCGAAACATCGAGACACGCTTATACATTTCACGTAATCGAGACgaaacatgtttcttattcGAAAGAAAATTGGCTTCAACCACCTGCTGGAGGTTTTGCAAATCTCTAtagaaattag
- the LOC126849474 gene encoding uncharacterized protein LOC126849474 isoform X1 has protein sequence MRNMMDIRAQFQKNGYVILEDFFHPEEIEELKSCGEEFTNKLPPESERKIFNTIELQQNKDKYFLDSANKISVFFESEALDEDGKLKVHPRVSLNKVGHALHWLHPIFKKYSFDERVKEVAFQLEYQEPAICQSMYIYKNPGTGSEVTMHQDASYLYTEPMKLVGFWIALEDATQENGCLWIAPGSHQSGVHRRYIRNKDSNSQELLIYDRAAPCYPLSNFRPVPVRKGTCILIHGQVVHFSYPNKSETSRHAYTFHVIETKHVSYSKENWLQPPAGGFANLYRN, from the exons TTTCAGAAAAATGGTTATGTCATCTTGGAGGATTTTTTTCACCCAGAGGAAATCGAAGAATTAAAATCCTGCGGAGAAGAATTTACGAACAAGCTGCCACCTGAATcggaaagaaagatatttaatacaatagagTTACAACag aataaagataaatacttTTTGGATAGCGCTAATAAAATAAGTGTTTTCTTCGAGAGCGAAGCTCTGGACGAAGACGGAAAATTGAAGGTTCATCCAAGAGTGTCGTTAAACAAA gtGGGTCATGCACTTCATTGGTTACACcctatctttaaaaaatattctttcgatGAAAGAGTTAAAGAAGTAGCTTTTCAATTGGAGTATCAAGAACCGGCAATATGTCAGTCGATGTACATTTATAAGAATCCCGGAACAGGCTCGGAAG TTACGATGCATCAGGATGCATCGTATTTATACACCGAACCAATGAAACTCGTGGGTTTCTGGATCGCATTAGAGGACGCTACGCAAGAAAACGGATGTCTATGGATCGCCCCGGGGTCGCATCAGAGCGGAGTGCACAGACGttacataagaaataaagattcAAATTCTCAAGAATTGCTAATATACGATAGAGCAGCGCCCTGTTATCCATTAAGTAATTTCAGGCCTGTACCGGTACGCAAAGGAACTTGTATTCTTATTCATGGTCAAGTAGTACACTTTTCTTATCCCAACAAGAGCGAAACATCGAGACACGCTTATACATTTCACGTAATCGAGACgaaacatgtttcttattcGAAAGAAAATTGGCTTCAACCACCTGCTGGAGGTTTTGCAAATCTCTAtagaaattag
- the LOC126849462 gene encoding transcriptional protein SWT1 isoform X2: MMKQKLPTNWIAVSSKSHPDRVYYFNVKTNQSSWTEPALDETNENNNNNHKNHRKKKKSQTAITSEHNVVDDETFSKQQSSGKIVETPQMKAIREKMLQKLIAKDKSSFSSSKTSTKLTEKKTVTSSTKILNLAKNNEMVDKNDNEITTFTPQMSVLYEKIQQRNLNKSNSDKKCKINAKRKQDDLNITSPISMKIQENQEKSTRHQETVNQNKNNIDQGSSSKAQNAQKSYSQNISRKKEPKQKKNIAKERMRTLRKSLSFDKEKLKGIGRAIINDKEAPQKLSKSLSYNNRSLGPTRVYKNVEIQQNNEPIVDNMTKEKLIEQAKQEVLYEEMDWEPINDEDIALEVEVVRTQLSNQNHVDKINYISGNTVELIQHNRTEPQEKSPLYIVVDTNVFLSNLKIIEEARDATFKNYPRPFIVIPWTVIHELDYIKNNKSTHEICVKARKAISFIHEQFSSKHPRIIGQTREQAAKNKEDFSLTCPDDEILQCCLQICQLQKSVVLLSYDKNLCNKAMIYNILALGRNDPLEKIDYYDMNDRVVNHLNNGPIEDSVFNNELHFTDDVFENTKTIMKNFLSTIITKQMSEIYGEVEWKIYVIIKPPWTVVTALKCAIKHWIAAINESFQRYAEHILKELLQVFEHFPVGGRKLEDMEYILEKCSDLIQAVNVDKHYELMTQTFDTIMELKKKYRDYIISIQQKRLHDKIGIAEDVKEQEIRAGKVFQCFQHIYNYARDICGTACSNAGMAHSFNFQPLSLVPATIEYLRPEFTRKVADLTQNLNKLLLQAEKSNIKYPTLINLQQNLNTFLPDIENKTFDVSPLDVYYCVKLKEESLKTGLKQLQELTTHFCALAVHT; the protein is encoded by the exons atgatgaaacaaaaattaccaACAAATTGGATTGCCGTCAGTTCTAAAAGCCATCCGGACagagtatattattttaatgtgaaaacAAATCAATCTTCATGGACTGAGCCAGCATTGGATGAAACTAATGAG aataataataataatcataaaaatcatcgtaaaaagaaaaaatctcaGACAGCAATAACATCCGAACACAATGTTGTGGATGACGAGACATTTAGCAAACAACAATCAAGTGGTAAAATTGTAGAGACACCACAAATGAAAGCAATTCGAGAAAAAATGCTACAAAAGCTAATTGCCAAAGataaatcttctttttcatcATCAAAAACTTCAACAAAATTGACAGAAAAGAAAACAGTTACTtcttcaacaaaaatattaaatttggcAAAGAATAACGAAATGgtagataaaaatgataacgaAATAACAACATTCACACCACAAATGTCTgttctttatgaaaaaattcaacagcggaatttaaataaatctaattcagataaaaaatgtaaaataaacgcTAAGAGAAAACAGGACGACTTGAATATCACAAGCCCGATATCAATGAAAATACAAGAGAATCAAGAAAAGAGTACCAGGCACCAAGAAACTGTAAatcaaaataagaataatattgatcAAGGTTCAAGTAGCAAAGCACAGAATGCACAAAAATCATACagccaaaatatttcaa GGAAAAAAGaaccaaaacaaaaaaaaaatattgcaaaagaaagGATGCGCACATTAAGAAAAAGTTTGagttttgataaagaaaaactaaAAGGAATTGGACGTGCCATAATCAATGACAAGGAGGCTCCACAAAAGCTCAGCAAAAGCTTATCATATA acaATCGCAGTTTAGGACCGACAcgtgtttataaaaatgttgaa ATTCAACAAAATAACGAACCAATTGTGGATAAtatgacaaaagaaaaattaatagaacagGCTAAACAAGAAGTTCTGTATGAAGAAATGGATTGGGAACCAATAAATGATGAAGATATTGCACTGGAg gtcGAAGTTGTTAGAACACAATTAAGCAACCAAAATCATGtggataagataaattatatatcgggGAATACTGTAGAATTAATACAGCATAACAGAACGGAACCACAGGAGAAGAGTCCACTGTATATTGTTGTGGATACAAATGTATTTCTatcaaatctaaaaattattgaagaagCACGAGAtgcaacatttaaaaattatccacGTCCTTTCATCGTAATTCCATGGACTGTGATACat gaactagattatataaagaataataagtcTACGCATGAGATATGTGTAAAAGCTAGGAAAGCTATATCCTTCATTCATGAACAATTTTCTTCTAAACATCCACGTATCATAGGTCAAACACGAGAACAGGcagcaaaaaataaagaagactTTTCTCTTACTTGCCCAGATGATGAGATCCTGCAATGTTGCTTACAAATTTGTCAATTACAGAAATCTGTA gttttattatcatatgacAAAAATCTCTGTAATAAAgctatgatatataatatattggcATTGGGACGAAACGATCCACTTgagaaaatagattattatgaTATGAATGACAGAGTagttaatcatttaaataatggtCCCATTGAAGATTCTGTCTTTAACAATGAATTACATTTCACGGATgatgtttttgaaaatacaaaaacgatcatgaaaaattttctatcaaca aTTATCACCAAACAAATGTCAGAAATTTATGGAGAGGTAGAATGGAAGATATATGTCATTATAAAACCACCTTGGACTGTAGTAACTGCATTAAAGTGTGCTATAAAGCACTGGATTGCAGCAATAAATGAATCATTTCAACGATATGCTGAAcacattttaaaagaattacttCAAGTTTTTGAACATTTCCCAG TTGGTGGTAGGAAACTAGAAGATATGGAATACATTTTAGAAAAGTGTAGCGATCTAATACAAGCAGTCAATGTAGATAAACATTATGAACTTATGACACAAACATTTGATACAATTATG gaactcaagaaaaaatatcgtgaTTATATCATTAGTATACaacaaaaaagattacatGATAAGATAGGCATTGCAGAAGATGTCAAAGAGCAAGAAATAAGAGCAGGAAAAGTATTTCAATGCTTTCAGCATATCTACAATTATGCACGTGACATATG TGGTACAGCATGTAGCAATGCAGGAATGGCACACTCTTTTAATTTCCAGCCTTTATCATTAGTACCTGCAACTATAGAATATTTGCGACCAGAATTCACAAGAAAGGTAGCTGATTTGACACAGAATCTCAACaa GTTACTGTTGCAAGCCGAAAAatccaatataaaatatccaacattaattaatttgcaacaaaatttaaacacatttttacCTGATATAGAGAATAAAACATTTGATGTCTCACCTTTGGATGTATATtactgtgtaaaattaaaagaagagtCATTGAAAACTGGATTAAAGCAGCTACAAGAGTTAACTACACATTTTTGTGCATTAGCTGttcatacataa